ATTACAACAGTTGGAATGTAAGGAATAttcttctgggaaaaaaaattcatgttttatattaaataatatacttaTTTGTTTACCTGGTTTTTACTCTTAATTCTTGTAACAAAGCCTTTAAACAAGGTAATAAAAAACCATTCTGACTTTTGAGCTATAGACTTTTACTTGTTTCCTTGGGCATCATTCCATTTTCTGAAATCTGTGGGCTTTTCTGGTGCTttcttctatttctctattttatgttGTCTTTCATGGTGTGCAAAGTTTATTTCCTCCAGATATCTCCCCCTTTGTTCTGATTTCTTtcatagcaaaaataaaattaaagcacaaTGATAAGTTGACTCTTTCAGAAAGTTAGATGACATTTAAAACCCTATTGTTGGAAAATTGTTAATTTATAACCAGCTCATTGTTCTTGCTATTTTGTCCCATAATAGTGCAGATTACTCTCCTTACAGCCTTCTCTGTTTATTTCTAGATGTCATgagtttaattttaaagttagTTCTTCTCCCCTTactgttagtttttaaaaaattattatgtgaGCCATTGCTGTGGAGAGtggtaattttatttgttttaataaagttagtatatttaatgaattttttccctcttttaaagACTGTGAACCAGAAGAGCTGACTGACTGGTCTATGGatgaaaaatgttcattttgtaaCCTACAGAGAGAAGCAGTCAGTGTAAGTTTTAGTGCTATGAAATTATCTTTAAACTAATGCACAAttgtaacacagtttttttttttaatctcaatttgttttgaaaatttgtGACTCATAGTGGaagtttaaatatttgattttggtaaatgaaaataatattttaaagtcttaTGTTAGAAATCTAACATTTAGCTTAACTTGCAggtaaaaatcctagaaaactcttctttttttacttatttagttcACATTTCTTTCTTACTGTTCCCTGACTCATGAAGTTTAGTTCAGGTCTATTTTGTATTTAGGTATAGAGGGATGAGCTTGAAGGCCTACTTTGGTCTGAGACCACCCTACAGTCTGATTTCTTAGAAATTAATAGTAGGGGAACAATGTGCTACTTTTAGCCTTTCACTTACTCTTGAAGTCTTTTGGATGTCATAATTATCTCCTGTGTAAATGATGAAATGTGTAAGTGTCTACTGTATACAGGGCATAAACTATGCAACCAGCATCTTCTTGTGTGGTGGGAAATCCTGATTTCTTTTCTACCGTTGTGAGAAGGGctgagaagaaatgaaaacttgaGAACTTGTACCAATTTTGGTCAGATTAGTGGGTAAACACAACTGCTTTGTTGTTAAAACTCTGACAGGATTACATTACTGGCATGCCAATACAGTGAATTTATTCACCAGTATGTCttatatgctcttttttttttttttttttttttttttttttttttttttttttttggctatagTTTTGCTAAGAAATAAGGTTATTTTGACTCTCTATCagagctatttcttttttcctgactCTTATTCTGAAATTTGTGTTCCCTCTCTCTAATTTGATACAATTTAAAGGGTAGATCAAATGAGCATTTAGAGcattaattttttgtcttttttaatggaatttcatgtttgaattaaaaaatgattCTGGATGTTGTTGTTTTCTTACACTTTTAGGATTGTATACCATCTCTTGATTCTTCACAGTCAACACCGACAGAGGAGCTATCATCTCAGGGCCAGTCCAACACTGATAAGATTGAATGCCAAGCAGAAAATTACCTAAATGCACTCTTTCGAAAGAAAGGTAATATTGGTATgctttgtcatttaaaatttccaatagagaaataaaatgtttgaattttttttacacAAACGGTTTTTATATGTCAACCTCTCTACTTcactctttattatttctttctttattcttaatttttatatttttagggaCAGTAGGAGTCTCAGTCATTCTAGTACTAGTCTTGTATTAGGCATTCCTCTTCAGCATTCTGTTTTCAAATATCTCTCTGACTTTATCACACATTTTCCTCATCTACTATAGgcacctttaaaaatttttccttatGCTTCTGATCTTTCTTATTGTATTGCTGTCTTGAACACTTCAAAATTTGTTTGATGTTCAATAAGTTATATAATACTATATTGCAAAGCCATACCTGATAATGTAATAGTTAAATCACTTATCAGCGTGGTTGGAGTATATTTACTGACTTgctatttcaatatttatttggtAACTTGAATTTGCTTagtagacattaaaaaaaaatcaatgttcttttttatttcttgtctctCCAAACTACTCaaaccaaagagcttttgttttacTTGTTCCCTTACTTTACACACATATATCAAGCAGcagtagtttttatattttagttacttGGGAGAATTAGAGAAATGTAGAACCTTTCATGTTTTGTTCTTGGCTGTTCCCACAGTAATAGAGTGTCTTATTTTTACCACCTGGACCTTTGTAAGTTATGGTGCATGTTTAGGTTGGGGGATTATCCTCTCTCTCAACTTTGAGATTAAGAAAATATTACCATATTGCCATCATCTACTTGTTGACCCTATTTTACTCCTCTTTGGAATGAGATATCACCAGATATTTTTCTACTAAATTGATAACTTTCATGTTTAAatcaataatgtttaaaatagtaCTTGCCTGTGACACAAGAGTCTTTTGTTTAGTCTTAAGTGTtcttttatatgttgaaatatgGAAATCCTCTTATTAAAAGAgtcattaatataatttaaaggCCTAAAATTAAgaactatataatttttaagagcaaaagactgaaaatcttttcttttgtgttacTGTTGAGAAATTCgcattatctttaaaaatcaatttttttttcagaatttttagtACAGTGTTAAAAATGTTatacagccaggtgcagtggcacgtaactatagtcccagctaataggtgggctgaggtgggagaattgcttctgCCCAGttgttcaagaccagactgggcaacaagacctcatctttttaaaacaataattttacatGCTTTCTTTAAGGATTTTATaacattaatttagaaaattttattctGTTAGTATTCACTTACAGGAAGAATTATGTTATCAGACTTGTATCACTAAGAGAACTGGAAGAAATGTACAtatttacacacatgcacacagtaaGTTTCATTTACCTTGGAACTCATTACTCAGTCTCTTTTTCCTTTGAGTCATTTGTAATGGTAATAACTAGAATTATCAATAGTAATAGCCTTTAATTTTTGATAGTATGGAGTTAACCTATGCTCCATTGCCCTATTAAGAGTAATCAGTAAAAACTTGGTACTATTTCAGCTGATTCAAGCATCTGGGTCTCCAAGAGGTCTCCTACCAATGGTTGGGTGAGTGTTCTTGGATATTTAGTGACCTCTCCATTTCTGGATTTCTTCAACATCTTTTGAAAGATTGCagagtttttaaattaaagattcTTCTTagtgtttttgctttattttgggcctttgttaatttctttattaataattCATCACTTTCCAAATTTAATTAAACATAAAAGATTTTCTGCTTGTTTACTTGggctttttaaatttgctttcaaTAAAATCATTTTAGAGATTTCCAAATGGTCTGACCAAGATGGGGCTAGAAGATAATAACAATATCTTTTAAATGGTCTTAACTCCTTTTTTAGTTTGCCATTTGAGTTCTACTATTAACTCTACTTTGAAGTGAAAGgcaagaaatattattttaaagacaggaaaTACTTCTGAGTCTTTGGAGTAGCATTTTAACATGTTGTTAAAACATCTTTTTagtgcagattttttttcccctgaaaataTCCCAATGCAGTCATTTTTAGGGATCCTGGATATGGATAGCATTAGTATTCCTGGTACTTTAAATCTTTTGCTTAGTTTGAGGAACATATGCATGTTGATCATCTTGCTAAAACATAAAGAACTCTTTTAATATCCTTATGGTAACTAATTTATTGTCTTTCCCAACTTATGCTTTTTGAGATGCTGCTAATGATAAATATAAGCTATTACTATTGAGAATATCACTACCTGGGATAATGATGATGATTGATATCATCAGTTGTGATTGAGAACTAACCCTTTTTTATGCTCTATCTCATTTAATGCCAAAACAATACTAAGAGGTAGGTACTGTTTAATAAGTAGGAACAAtgaagcttagagaagttaaataccatgatttttaaatgtgtgctGAACATTTGAGTCATCCAGAAGAAGTTCAAAAAATGAACAGTGTTCTGTGTGAGGAGCACCTAGATTCTTTTCAGTACTAAGTAGAAAACACTTCCCATTCTCCACTAGTTAGCAGACTAGGATTAGAATTACTTTATTTGAATTAAGCAGACTAGAGAGGAACTATGAGGAATATTCTATATTTCTCATAGGTTTCTATTTTCTGTTCATGTGGCTTCTGAACAATTTCATTGATTAATTCCCTTGTAGTGCTTAATAATAGATAGGTTGTAGGAATGCCACTGGCATTAAACCTTCTCAAGACTGGAAGAAGCATATTGCTTAAATACAGCTCAAGCAATTCATTGTATTTAGAAGCTAGTCAAAAATACTCTTTCAGGGTTGAATAAGTCAAATGCAAAGAAGGATGTTCTAGGACAAAGGTGAACTTTTAActaattttgtatattctttactttagaaatgtttaaaaattgaattccTCTAGAGATTAACACTAAAATTAAGTAGAGTGCTAGAGTAGAATGGAAATCTCCATAATAacagggactttgttttgtttattgcagAATCTCAGCAACTAGGACAGTACCTGCATCTTAGGTCCTGAGTTAATATTTCttgggtgaataaatgaatactaaGATAAACTCTACCTAGCTATCTTTCAGTTTCTCCAAATATTCAGTAGTATTAGtacttcattttttctgttttgaagaaGTAAATTATTTTGTACATACATGTAGTTACCTTCCTCTGCTTTGTACTTAAAGTATTACTGGGTATAGTTTGAGTATCAGTCAGTTTGTTTGGAATGTTGATAAACGTAggcatatagctataaaatgccTTGTCCACAGGTATCCTCATGAAATGTAAACTAAGTTATTTTGACCTTTAGCTGCAGATTCTGTAATCACCTGAAATGTTTAAGTCACTGGCTTATGATTCAGGAAGAtgtctcatcttttatttttaaattgaaggcTGCTGGACTTGACTAAATTGGACAGATAATATGTATGTAGTAGCTGAAAGAATCATACTGCTATCTATATAACAAAGTCATCCTTCATCAAAATGTAATATGTTTTTCCTGCTTTAATACCCACACATGCTTAGTATTCACGTACCCacaattctgtgtttttttcctgAAGACCTTCTTGATGAATTTGATGCCGTTAGTTGAAAGCTCCTACGAATGAACTCTTTTCCCTTAAGTTAATTGATAGCCAGgttttatattaaaaacttttttttttcccataccTTTTGGAAACACAGGCCCTTTTTCTTTCaaactgttgttttgttttgtactcTAGCATGATATAAATACTAGTATGGTTCACTAACCAGTTGGGTTATGACTGATGATAAAGTAATTGATTTCTTAAAAACAGGTAGTGTTAATCTTTTAGATTACTTTTCTCTAAATGCAGACATCTTTGATTGACTGTGTAAATTTAACATGATTCATTCGGGCCTTAAGTATTTCTTATATAAGTGTTCCTTTGTGATGTCATTGTGGTCATACTTTGAATTTCTCTTATATAGGTTGTCCTTTTGGAACTCTCAGGGAATTTTAAGTGTCGTAAAATAACTGATATACCATTACAAGCTGCATTCAGAGGTGTTCATGaaaagatttttctccttttcttaccAGGTATCTGTAAGATAGTAAACAAATTCTGAGAACACACTTAAAATTAGAACCGGATTGAAGACTTTTTACATTTCTGATAAAAATCTCCCTTTTACTTGCGAGTCCATCCATAGAAGGAATTAAAGGAAATCTACCAGTTCATCCATCATCACCCAGATTCTTATCTCCCTTTGGCTTTTTAATTCCCTAATTTGACCCAGTCTCCTACCCCTTTACAATCACCCAAATTCTTTCTACTTTGTCTTCTGGAACTTCTGGTCTTCCATCAACAGAATCCCTCAGTCTCTTCTCTGAGTGTTCCTCTTTCTTTATTACTCTAATTGAAGCCTATGTGTTCATAAAGGATGCTTTTGTAGCCTTCTCACTTGCTGATTGTTTTTAATTCCTTACTTTGTGTAACATGAGGAGGCAACTGACAGGCAACCTCCAAAATCTTTATATCTGCCCTGCTTGCTCAAAACCGTGACCTTTTTTGAAGCCATGGCATTAAAGTATTCCATCTACATTattgtctctaccaggctttttGCTTTCTTCCTCCCCAATACTATTCCCATCATAGTCATGTTGACTTCAAATTCTATGTAGCTGATACATCTAACACCCTGGCCTCTCCATTACTTGATCTCTTCATTTCCaacattcttttcctttattctacTCTAGCCACCTTTTCCCACATTCCTATACCTTTATCACCTCCCAAGTCTGATTTTACCTATCCCTTTCTCTGACTACCATCTTATCCCAATATTCTCATtccactatttattttttatttattgtattgatacataatatttatacatatttacaggatgcatgtgatattttgatacatgcatgaAATGTGTAATAACAAATTAGGGTATttagaatatccatcacctcaaatagttatttttgtgttgagaacatttcacATATTTGCTTCTATTTAGAAAactacaatatattgttattaactgtagtcaccctactgtgccaTCAGACACTAAAACTTACTCCTTCTAGTTAACTGTGTAGATTTGCACCCAACCTCTTCATCCCCTCCCACCGTTGCCAGCCTGTGATAAATATCATTTTACTCTCTACCTCTATGGAGGTCAGCATTTTCttaagctcccacatatgaatgagaacatgtgatatatgtctttttgtgcctttcttacttcatttagcataatggctgtccattttgctgcaaatggcaggattttgttctttttatggctgaatagtattctgttgtgtagatataccacattttctttatccattcgtagACATTTAGGTTAAATTcataacttggctattgtgaatagtactgcagtaaacatggggatgcaggtatctcttcatatactgatttccttttatttgggtagatacccagtagtggggttgctggattgtatggtagttctatttttagtttttcgagAAACTTCCGTACtattttctatagtggctgtacAATGTACACTCCTAGAAACTGTAAAAGAGTTCCCTTTCCCCTTCTTATaagccagcatttgttattatttgtcttttttataatacccagtctaactggggtaagatgatgtctcattgtggttttgaattgcatttatttccctgatgattagtgatgttgaacatttgtttcatatgcctgttgtccatttgtgtgctttcttttaagaaatgtctatttaggtcctttacccactttttaatgggattattgtGCAGgtatccaatttattttttcacctcaTTGCAGCCTTCAATCTATAGAAAACACCACTTTCACTCTTGAGTACCTCCTCATGATTTCACTTCTCTCTGTACTCAGTTCAGATACTGTGCTTGATAACCATGATCATTTTTCATGTAAAATCTTAACTCCCTTTCCTCTCTTTGCCTTTGTCATGTTTGACACTCAGAATTTTATCTGTGTTTTAATTCACTTCTCATTTACTACATGCTTATTTACTACACGCTTACTCTGGAATAGTTGAACTTGACAAGAGGAAAACATCCAATCATGCTGTTTTTCTAGGTCTCCTTTATCTAGTCGATTTCCTCTCTTACAGGtagttattttctctctctctcctcaaacCTCCACCAACTAaaaattctctttcctttttgtagAACAATCACCTTCTATTATACTGTATactctatttgttttattttttgtttgttatctGTTGCCTTCTGCTAGAATATAAGCACcatgaggaactgaatttttgtTAACTAGTATATTTCAAGaactagcacacagtaggtgtttataataatatttgttaTTGTCCATACTTTTGCCATCTCCactttccaccttcccttcttctcttttcAGTCCGTCCTAGTTAGACTTTCTTTCCTACCACTCCGCTGAAATTGTTTTATCAATTTCACTGGTAATTCCATTTTGTCCTATTCAAAGGAATGCCAGTCATTTCTCATCTTAGCCTTTCAGCATCATTGCCTTTCTCACAAATTGGTTCTTTCACATGATCCTTGctggttttcttcttcttgacCTTTAAATGTTGAAGAGCCCTGAGAATTAGTCCTCAGCTGTCTTCTCTTCTTGATATACTTTCACTCACTTGATGCCCTCACTCAGTCCTGTGGCTTTATCATATGTGTGCTGATAATAACTACATAGTCAATCTAATCCTGACCTTTCTTCCCGCTTTACCAACTCGTATATCTAACTGCCTAGTTGATATTCTTCACTACAGTGGCTAATAGGCATCACACAATGACCAGTCTAAAACAGAACACTTGATTTTAATCTATTCCCCTTCCCCAGTTTTTTCCATCTTTGTGAAAGGTATCACTCGTGACTCAGTTGGTCAAGCCAAAAGGCCAGGAGCCTTCTTTGATTTCTCAGTATCTTTTACAGCCCACATGCAACCTATTATCAAGTCTCTACCTTCAAATCTATTCTAAATTTCACCATGTCTCATCATTTCCATTGCTACCACCTTAATCTGAGGCCCATCTGGTCTGGTTATACTACTAAAGAGCCTTCTAACAAGTCCTTTTATTTCTACTTCTCCCCTGTCTTACCTATTCAGCTTTCtatgtagaaagaaaaatgatgtttCTAAAGCCTCAACCAGATCATTATTCCTCTGTCCAAAAGCATTTAGTGGCCTTACATGtcatttagaataaaatctcTCAAGGACTCTATGTGGTCTGATTCTGCCTCTTCCTTGACCACATCTTATTATTCATTCTTTTGAATACTTACTGGCTTTTTGCTTTTCCTCAAATGTGCTAACCTTATTTTCTTCTCAGGATCTTTACACTTGCTGTTACCTCTGTCTGGAATCCTGTTTCTACCAGTGCACTTTGCTAATTTCTTCATATCATCAAATATTGCCTCTCTCCTGACAGTGCACTGCCCGCACCACCCTACTGATAATTCGTCTTAGTCACTCTTTCacgttatgttatgttatgttatgttatgttatgttatgttatgttatgttatgttatttttgagacagagtctcgctctgtcacccaggctggagtgcagtggcgtgatcttggctcactgcaagctctgcctcccaggttcatgccattctcctgcctcagcctcccgagtagctggtattacagatgcccgccaccacgcccacctaattttttgtattttttgtagagatcgcgtttcaccgtgttagccaggatggtctcaatctcctgacctcgtgatctgcccgcctcagcctcccaaagtgctaggattatgggcatgagccaccatgcccagccctcatgttatttttttaaagtctccttGACTCCTCTTAAAATCTTTTTATCTGCCACTTCTGGAATATAAGAACAAATTAGGCAGggattttgtgttttgttatatccctagcacctagaatagtacctggcaccATTAACACTCAATAAGTTAATTGAgtgcatttaaacattttagaaaagaaatgttttcagaatCAAAATCAACGCTTTAAAATCATGATGGCCTTtcaatggttttttaaaaatgtaactcacAGCTGCAGTATGCTAAACCTTTAGATAAACATCATGAGTGAGTCCTGGCAGATGACAAGTAAGTGCTTATATTCCAAGATGTTCTAGGCATCCAtcagaaatactgaaaatataagTGATTCTATATTCCTTTCAGAAATGTTTAGTCATTATTCTTTTAGTGGTTTTGTACATCCCTAATATCCTTTGGGGTAAATGTTTAAATTTGAGGGGAACAGATTGCAGGCagagttgtggagaaaagggaagaattatacactgctggtgggagtgtaaattagcttaGGCATTGTGggaagcagtgtggcaattcctcaaagagctaaaaacagaactaccattcaaccaaacaatcccattgctgggtgtatgcccaaaggattataaactgttctaccataaagacccatgcatacatatgttcattgcagcactgtttgcagtagcaaaggcttggaatcaacctaaatgcccatcagtggtagactggatgaagaaaatgtggttcatatataCCATAGGatactatacagccatgaaaaagaataagatcatgtcctctgcagcaacatggatggagccagaggccattatctctagtaaactaatgcaggaacagaaaaaaaaaagtatcacatgttctcacttataagtgggatctaaaATAATAAGAAGTAATGGCACAAGAGGAGAACcgtagacactggggcctacttgagggaggaggatgggagGCAAGTGataggagggagaggatcaggaaaagtaactaTTGGGTATTATGCTTAGTACATGAGTGTTGAAATGGTCTGTGtgccaaacccccatgacatgagtttgcCTGTAGTAACagacttgcacatgtaccctgaacgtaaaataaaagtttttaaaaatcatttttgaggggaaataaatggttttttaatttatcttgataTAATTTGTTAGgagtttttctaaataatttgtaTATTCTAATTCATTACAGTAAGTGAGAATGCAGACCTGATCATCAAAAAAGATGTAATTCTATTGGGGGCCCTATTTTTTGAATTACCATCTGTCTTTAGGTAATACTTCTTCCCTGTGCTGTCTCTAATATGGCAGTCAGTAAAATTagcctatatttaatatatagcaATCTGTATGTGCTGTTCAAAATTCTTTATATTTAAGTACTTAATGCGAAGAAGCACTTTTATGTGGAAGTAATAGAAGAACTAATATGTGCTATATGACTGGTTGGTATTACAGTGTCTTCAGTAAGCCTTTTTAATGATATTTCTCCCAGTTTTCTTGAGTAACTCATGAATTCACCAACTGTATCATCACCTGTTTTGTTCTTGTATAGAATGCTACTAAGttagttctttcttttccccagttACGACTTTTCCCCCAAGCACAACTAGCATGTTGGgctttataaaacatatttctggTCCATGATTAGTTTATTAATTTAAGAAAGATTTACTAAGctcctactacatgccaggtactgCTCTAatgaaccaaagaaaaaatatcccTGTCTTCATGGACCTTTATGTTCTAGTGAAGACAGGCCGATGCcgataataaacaagtaaatgatACCTGTGATtgaatgtgtatatacacacacccaaacCTCTCACGTGCTGGTTGTATATGAATATAGATAAGTGCCATGGagacaaaatggaaagaaggacATAAAGCATGGAGATGgtgattacatttttataaatgataatcagatgacatttgagcagagatgtAAAAAAAGTTGAGGTAGCAAGCCATAGAGATCTTAGGAGAAATATATTTCAGGaattaaaataatagcaattttGAGAAATTATGGATTTGGCATGTGGTAGGTGATTGCCATTCCCATTCTtcagttttatatatgtataatgtttgtttttctctagaGAACAATCTAAAATTGTAGCATTGTAAAGCAGGAAGGGGGAGTTAGAGATTGTCTATGTTTCTTTACATACAAAGAAATAGTAACTTCACCAATGAACATGTACTATAGTgtaaacaaataatgaaatgttAGATAATTAATGATCGTCAATAGCacttagcaaaataaataaggcaatttttaaaatgtccgaTTAATGGATTGTAGAGTTGGTTGAGTGAAATATggtggttaaaaaaagaaataggagctTTAGCTCCCATTACTGTTTGGTAGTGAATTAAGCCA
This portion of the Rhinopithecus roxellana isolate Shanxi Qingling chromosome 2, ASM756505v1, whole genome shotgun sequence genome encodes:
- the LCORL gene encoding ligand-dependent nuclear receptor corepressor-like protein isoform X13, translated to MDKGRERMAAAAAAAAAAAAAAQCRSPRCAAERRGFRRELDSWRHRLMHCVGFESILEGLYGPRLRRDLSLFEDCEPEELTDWSMDEKCSFCNLQREAVSDCIPSLDSSQSTPTEELSSQGQSNTDKIECQAENYLNALFRKKVFTYRKNYVIRLVSLRELEEMYIFTHMHTLIQASGSPRGLLPMVGYEVNK
- the LCORL gene encoding ligand-dependent nuclear receptor corepressor-like protein isoform X14; this encodes MDKGRERMAAAAAAAAAAAAAAQCRSPRCAAERRGFRRELDSWRHRLMHCVGFESILEGLYGPRLRRDLSLFEDCEPEELTDWSMDEKCSFCNLQREAVSDCIPSLDSSQSTPTEELSSQGQSNTDKIECQAENYLNALFRKKVFTYRKNYVIRLVSLRELEEMYIFTHMHTIFLRTVILTFP
- the LCORL gene encoding ligand-dependent nuclear receptor corepressor-like protein isoform X15, with the translated sequence MDKGRERMAAAAAAAAAAAAAAQCRSPRCAAERRGFRRELDSWRHRLMHCVGFESILEGLYGPRLRRDLSLFEDCEPEELTDWSMDEKCSFCNLQREAVSDCIPSLDSSQSTPTEELSSQGQSNTDKIECQAENYLNALFRKKADSSIWVSKRSPTNGWIFLRTVILTFP